One window of the Piliocolobus tephrosceles isolate RC106 chromosome 17, ASM277652v3, whole genome shotgun sequence genome contains the following:
- the PYCARD gene encoding apoptosis-associated speck-like protein containing a CARD isoform X1, translating into MGRARDAILDALENLTAEELKKFKLKLLSVPLREGYGRIPRGALLSMDALDLTDKLVSFYLETYGAELTANVLRDMGMQEMAGQLQAATHQGSGAAPAGIQAPPQSAAKLGLHFIDQHRAALITRVTDVEGLLDALYGKVLKDEQYQEVRAQSTNPSKMRKLFSFTPAWNWTCKDLLLQALRETQSYLVEDLERS; encoded by the exons ATGGGGCGCGCGCGCGATGCCATCCTGGATGCGCTGGAGAACCTGACAGCCGAGGAGCTCAAAAAGTTCAAGCTGAAGCTGCTGTCGGTGCCGCTGCGCGAGGGCTACGGGCGCATCCCAAGGGGCGCGCTGCTGTCCATGGACGCCTTGGACCTCACGGACAAGCTGGTCAGCTTCTACCTGGAGACCTACGGCGCCGAGCTCACCGCTAACGTGCTGCGCGACATGGGCATGCAGGAGATGGCCGGGCAGCTGCAGGCGGCCACGCACCAGG GCTCTGGAGCTGCGCCAGCTGGGATCCAGGCCCCTCCTCAGTCGGCAGCCAAGCTag gcctGCACTTTATAGACCAGCACCGGGCTGCGCTTATCACGAGGGTCACAGACGTTGAGGGGCTGCTGGATGCCTTGTACGGGAAGGTCCTGAAGGATGAGCAGTACCAGGAAGTGCGGGCCCAGTCCACCAACCCAAGCAAGATGCGGAAGCTCTTCAGCTTCACGCCAGCCTGGAACTGGACCTGCAAGGACTTGCTCCTCCAGGCCCTAAGGGAGACCCAGTCCTACCTGGTGGAGGACCTGGAGCGGAGCTGA
- the PYCARD gene encoding apoptosis-associated speck-like protein containing a CARD isoform X2 — MGRARDAILDALENLTAEELKKFKLKLLSVPLREGYGRIPRGALLSMDALDLTDKLVSFYLETYGAELTANVLRDMGMQEMAGQLQAATHQGLHFIDQHRAALITRVTDVEGLLDALYGKVLKDEQYQEVRAQSTNPSKMRKLFSFTPAWNWTCKDLLLQALRETQSYLVEDLERS; from the exons ATGGGGCGCGCGCGCGATGCCATCCTGGATGCGCTGGAGAACCTGACAGCCGAGGAGCTCAAAAAGTTCAAGCTGAAGCTGCTGTCGGTGCCGCTGCGCGAGGGCTACGGGCGCATCCCAAGGGGCGCGCTGCTGTCCATGGACGCCTTGGACCTCACGGACAAGCTGGTCAGCTTCTACCTGGAGACCTACGGCGCCGAGCTCACCGCTAACGTGCTGCGCGACATGGGCATGCAGGAGATGGCCGGGCAGCTGCAGGCGGCCACGCACCAGG gcctGCACTTTATAGACCAGCACCGGGCTGCGCTTATCACGAGGGTCACAGACGTTGAGGGGCTGCTGGATGCCTTGTACGGGAAGGTCCTGAAGGATGAGCAGTACCAGGAAGTGCGGGCCCAGTCCACCAACCCAAGCAAGATGCGGAAGCTCTTCAGCTTCACGCCAGCCTGGAACTGGACCTGCAAGGACTTGCTCCTCCAGGCCCTAAGGGAGACCCAGTCCTACCTGGTGGAGGACCTGGAGCGGAGCTGA